The following are encoded together in the Streptomyces tsukubensis genome:
- a CDS encoding acyltransferase family protein, with translation MTQPTTPPASPGEPARQEGPTWPEPGTASASSAVRTVRWPRSGGAGSDGVPDPFGVASHVPLGVREPATASDTAPATPSGTDTAPATPSGTDTAAPSPVPAPGGPAKPAGPGRDRYLDLLRATALVRVVFYHVFGWAWLSIVFPSMGVMFALAGSLMARSLARPALGVLRGRLRRLLPPMWAFSAVVVTMLIAGGWGPGKEGAGWFVRLATYIVPVGAPPYPFTLGHEGGWLETSWPDEAAGPLWYLRAYLWFVLASPLLLKAFRKFPLPTLLAPVALAAVITTGLVDIPGETGLALADFATYGGCWVLGFAYHDGVLQKIPRYLAVSLSAIVMAFALWWASGHQGEDGWDFNDIPLAQCVWSLGFVAILLQYAPSWKQLPRRLRRFDRIITLFNNRAVTIYLWHNGLLLATGLIIDRAWDLPFMNDRLSSLLDTTYTTWMFVLVWPLLSLVILAVGWVEDVAARRRPRLWPDGRKERLQQNGGAERAGGVESAGGAKPAGAERVVRKRRGRRT, from the coding sequence ATGACCCAGCCCACCACGCCTCCGGCCTCTCCGGGGGAGCCCGCGCGGCAGGAAGGGCCGACCTGGCCCGAGCCCGGCACGGCGTCGGCGTCGTCGGCCGTGCGTACCGTGCGTTGGCCGCGTTCCGGGGGTGCCGGGAGCGACGGCGTCCCCGATCCGTTCGGCGTCGCCTCGCACGTACCCCTCGGTGTGCGGGAGCCGGCCACCGCGTCGGACACCGCACCGGCCACCCCGTCAGGGACGGACACCGCACCGGCCACCCCGTCAGGGACGGACACCGCAGCGCCTTCGCCTGTCCCGGCGCCCGGAGGCCCCGCGAAACCGGCCGGGCCTGGCCGTGACCGCTACCTCGACCTGCTGCGGGCCACCGCCCTCGTCCGTGTCGTCTTCTACCACGTCTTCGGCTGGGCCTGGCTGAGCATCGTCTTCCCCTCCATGGGGGTGATGTTCGCGCTCGCGGGGTCGCTGATGGCCCGTTCGCTGGCCCGTCCCGCCCTCGGAGTGCTCAGGGGCCGACTGCGCAGGCTGCTGCCGCCGATGTGGGCGTTCTCCGCCGTGGTCGTGACGATGCTGATCGCCGGCGGATGGGGGCCGGGAAAGGAGGGGGCCGGCTGGTTCGTACGGCTCGCCACCTACATCGTGCCGGTCGGGGCGCCGCCCTACCCGTTCACGCTCGGACACGAGGGCGGGTGGCTGGAGACGAGCTGGCCCGACGAGGCCGCGGGGCCGCTCTGGTACCTGCGGGCGTATCTGTGGTTCGTCCTCGCTTCGCCGCTGCTGCTGAAGGCGTTCCGCAAGTTCCCCCTGCCGACGCTGCTCGCGCCGGTCGCGCTGGCCGCCGTCATCACCACGGGGCTGGTCGACATCCCCGGCGAGACGGGCCTCGCGCTCGCCGACTTCGCCACGTACGGCGGCTGCTGGGTACTGGGCTTCGCCTACCACGACGGCGTCCTCCAGAAGATCCCGCGCTACCTGGCCGTCTCGCTCTCGGCGATCGTGATGGCCTTCGCCCTGTGGTGGGCCTCGGGCCACCAGGGCGAGGACGGCTGGGACTTCAACGACATCCCGCTGGCCCAGTGCGTCTGGTCCCTGGGGTTCGTGGCGATCCTCCTTCAGTACGCGCCCTCCTGGAAGCAACTGCCCCGCAGACTGCGGAGGTTCGACCGGATCATCACGCTCTTCAACAACCGGGCGGTGACGATCTACCTCTGGCACAACGGGCTGCTCCTCGCCACGGGCCTCATCATCGACCGCGCCTGGGACCTGCCGTTCATGAACGACCGGCTCAGCTCACTGCTGGACACGACGTACACGACGTGGATGTTCGTGCTGGTGTGGCCGCTGCTCTCCCTCGTGATCCTGGCCGTGGGCTGGGTCGAGGACGTGGCCGCCAGGCGCCGGCCCCGGCTCTGGCCGGACGGCAGGAAGGAGCGCCTGCAACAGAACGGTGGGGCGGAACGGGCCGGTGGGGTGGAGTCGGCCGGTGGGGCGAAGCCGGCCGGTGCGGAGCGCGTCGTACGTAAGCGGCGGGGCCGCCGTACGTGA
- a CDS encoding bifunctional polysaccharide deacetylase/glycosyltransferase family 2 protein, whose amino-acid sequence MTSRSRSARGRTGSGAHAPGPRGAPRTRGTPRTRGTPHTRGTPRPRGAPRRRRLPLRFLLPAFFLAAILAMLMLRGYVHSEILADHRVRPEASVSHVPEKILDGGPVIDTRDGREKSLRIPRHRIVLTFDDGPDPKWTPKVLDVLAKHHAHATFFVTGTMTSRHPALVRRMVREGHEVGVHTFNHPDLSYQSKGRIDRELAQSQLALAGAAGIRTSLFRPPYSSFADAMDNKSWPVTKYIGDRGYLTVVNNTDSEDWQRPGVAAIIRDATPKDGRGAVVLMHDSGGNRAQTVAALDRFLPGLQKDGYRFANLTEALDAPSAHTPVTGLELWKGRAWLWLVTASDNVAAVLIGALAVIGVLVFVRFGLMLLLSAVHARRVRRPGFTWGREVTEPVTVLVPAYNEAKCVVSTVTSLAASDHPLEVIVVDDGSTDGTADLVEQLGLPDVHVVRQANAGKPAALNNGLAHASHEIVVMMDGDTVFEPSTVRELVRPFGDPRVGAVAGNAKVGNRDSLIGAWQHIEYVMGFNLDRRMYDILRCMPTIPGAVGAFRRGALRRVGGLSDDTLAEDTDVTMALHRDGWRVVYAEKARAWTEAPESVAQLWSQRYRWSYGTMQAIWKHRGAVVERGASGRFGRVGLPLVSLFTVLAPLLAPLIDIFLVYGLVFGPTSKTVVAWLAVLAVQAGCAAYAFRLDRESMIHLISLPLQQILYRQLMYVVLLQSWITALTGGRLRWQKLRRTGVLGAAGRPGERHVPGARRPRTDERRPVA is encoded by the coding sequence ATGACATCCCGTTCGCGGTCAGCACGTGGCCGTACAGGTTCAGGCGCACACGCCCCCGGCCCGAGGGGCGCGCCCCGCACCCGTGGTACGCCCCGCACCCGGGGCACTCCCCACACCCGGGGTACGCCCCGCCCCAGGGGGGCGCCACGCAGGCGCCGTCTGCCGCTCCGTTTCCTGCTGCCGGCCTTCTTCCTCGCCGCGATACTCGCGATGCTCATGCTCCGCGGCTACGTGCACAGCGAGATACTCGCCGACCACCGTGTCAGGCCCGAGGCGAGCGTCAGCCACGTACCCGAGAAGATCCTCGACGGCGGGCCCGTCATCGACACCCGCGACGGACGGGAGAAGTCGCTGCGCATACCCCGCCACCGGATCGTCCTCACCTTCGACGACGGGCCCGACCCCAAGTGGACGCCCAAGGTCCTCGACGTACTGGCCAAGCACCACGCGCACGCCACCTTCTTCGTCACGGGCACGATGACCTCCCGCCACCCCGCCCTCGTACGGCGCATGGTCAGGGAGGGCCACGAGGTGGGGGTGCACACCTTCAACCACCCCGACCTCTCCTACCAGTCGAAGGGGCGCATCGACCGCGAACTGGCGCAGAGCCAACTCGCGTTGGCGGGCGCCGCCGGAATTCGGACCTCGCTGTTCCGCCCGCCCTACTCGTCGTTCGCCGACGCCATGGACAACAAGTCGTGGCCGGTCACCAAGTACATCGGCGACCGCGGTTATCTGACCGTCGTCAACAACACCGACAGCGAGGACTGGCAGCGCCCCGGCGTCGCCGCCATCATCCGCGACGCCACACCCAAGGACGGCAGGGGAGCCGTCGTCCTCATGCACGACTCGGGCGGGAACAGGGCACAGACCGTGGCGGCCCTCGACCGCTTCCTCCCCGGGCTCCAGAAGGACGGCTACCGGTTCGCCAACCTCACCGAAGCGCTCGACGCGCCCAGCGCCCACACTCCGGTCACCGGTCTTGAGCTGTGGAAGGGCAGGGCCTGGCTCTGGCTGGTCACCGCCTCCGACAACGTGGCCGCGGTGCTCATCGGCGCCCTCGCGGTGATCGGCGTACTGGTCTTCGTACGGTTCGGCCTGATGCTGCTGCTCTCGGCCGTGCACGCCCGGCGCGTCCGGCGCCCGGGGTTCACCTGGGGCCGCGAGGTGACGGAGCCCGTGACGGTGCTCGTGCCCGCGTACAACGAGGCCAAGTGCGTCGTCTCCACCGTCACCTCGCTCGCCGCCAGTGACCATCCGCTCGAAGTGATCGTCGTCGACGACGGGTCGACCGACGGTACGGCCGACCTCGTCGAACAGCTCGGTCTGCCGGACGTCCACGTGGTCAGGCAGGCGAACGCGGGCAAACCGGCCGCGCTCAACAACGGTCTCGCGCACGCCAGTCACGAGATCGTCGTCATGATGGACGGCGACACCGTCTTCGAGCCGTCCACCGTCAGGGAACTCGTACGGCCCTTCGGTGACCCGCGCGTCGGCGCCGTCGCGGGCAACGCCAAGGTCGGCAACAGGGACTCCCTCATCGGGGCCTGGCAGCACATCGAGTACGTCATGGGGTTCAACCTCGACCGCAGGATGTACGACATCCTGCGCTGCATGCCGACCATCCCCGGCGCCGTGGGGGCCTTCAGGCGAGGTGCGCTGCGCCGGGTCGGCGGCCTCAGCGACGACACTCTCGCCGAGGACACCGACGTCACGATGGCGCTCCACCGCGACGGCTGGCGAGTGGTCTACGCCGAGAAGGCCCGCGCCTGGACCGAGGCGCCGGAGAGCGTCGCCCAGCTCTGGTCCCAGCGCTACCGCTGGAGCTACGGCACGATGCAGGCCATCTGGAAGCACCGGGGCGCGGTCGTCGAGCGGGGCGCGTCGGGCCGGTTCGGACGGGTCGGGCTGCCGCTCGTCTCGCTCTTCACGGTCCTCGCCCCGCTGCTCGCCCCGCTGATCGACATCTTCCTTGTCTACGGACTGGTCTTCGGACCGACCTCGAAGACCGTCGTGGCGTGGCTCGCGGTCCTCGCGGTGCAGGCCGGCTGCGCCGCGTACGCCTTCCGGCTCGACCGCGAAAGTATGATCCATTTGATCTCTCTGCCGCTCCAGCAGATCCTCTACCGGCAACTCATGTACGTCGTCCTGCTCCAGTCCTGGATCACCGCCCTCACCGGCGGACGGCTGCGCTGGCAGAAGCTGCGCCGCACCGGGGTGCTGGGGGCGGCGGGCAGGCCGGGGGAGCGGCATGTACCCGGCGCGAGGCGGCCGCGTACCGATGAGCGGAGGCCCGTCGCATGA
- the smpB gene encoding SsrA-binding protein SmpB, with protein sequence MAKEKGRKLVAQNKKARHDYHILDTYECGLALMGTEVKSLREGRTALVDGFVQIDGHEAWLHNVHIPEYTQGTWTNHSARRKRKLLMHRAEIDKLEAKSQETGHTIVPLAIYFKDGRAKVEIALAKGKKEYDKRQTLREKQDEREAQRAISAVKRRQRA encoded by the coding sequence ATGGCTAAGGAAAAAGGACGCAAGCTGGTCGCGCAGAACAAGAAGGCGCGGCACGATTACCACATTCTGGACACGTACGAGTGCGGTCTTGCCCTGATGGGCACCGAGGTGAAGTCGCTGCGGGAGGGCAGAACGGCCCTTGTCGACGGCTTCGTGCAGATCGACGGCCACGAGGCGTGGCTGCACAACGTGCACATCCCCGAGTACACCCAGGGCACCTGGACCAACCACAGCGCGAGGCGCAAGCGCAAGCTGCTGATGCACCGCGCCGAGATCGACAAGCTGGAGGCGAAGTCCCAGGAGACCGGGCACACCATCGTGCCGCTCGCCATCTATTTCAAGGACGGTCGCGCCAAGGTGGAGATCGCCCTGGCCAAGGGCAAGAAGGAGTACGACAAGCGGCAGACCCTGCGGGAGAAGCAGGACGAGCGCGAGGCCCAGCGCGCGATCTCGGCGGTCAAGCGCAGGCAGCGCGCCTGA
- a CDS encoding S41 family peptidase, with amino-acid sequence MPGPVLFCRPRRSRRGAALTLVFAGVLTAGAAGGSWTVQPPGQRVELRPGHQPGHQSAAQPGHRPGQWGERRAMAAGGSAGSVPSVVDSARRAGGPTVHTSEDAATLRDEVAGAAALAQADGASGTEAATETVSRSGDRWGAVYGPEAFAVYERSLAGEYTGVGLWIERASDGGITVSRVRDGGPADKAGIRAGDRLRSVAGHRAKGRPVTETVALLRGAGPATAGSRVGLVLVRGHQVRHATLRRTTIAEDPVTVHPLGEDDVRIKVTAFTKGSGAQVRAAVSHAPPGAGVLLDLRGNAGGLVTEATTAAAAFLDGGLVATYDVRGSERSLHAERGGDDHRPVVALVDSGTMSAAELLTGALQDRGRAVVVGTRTFGKGSVQLPSRLPDGSVAELTVGHYSTPAGRRLDGKGITPDLEAPVAAQARARTVWPEPSDTPPSAKMARLWLRKKDASWSRRTRRRGTITTFWTRTSAVLP; translated from the coding sequence ATGCCGGGCCCCGTCCTGTTCTGCCGGCCCCGCCGCAGCCGCCGCGGGGCCGCTCTCACCTTGGTGTTCGCGGGCGTGCTGACCGCAGGGGCTGCCGGTGGTTCCTGGACGGTCCAGCCTCCGGGGCAGCGGGTGGAGCTGCGGCCAGGTCATCAGCCGGGACACCAGTCAGCCGCACAGCCCGGTCATCGACCCGGTCAGTGGGGAGAGCGTCGGGCGATGGCGGCCGGGGGGTCCGCCGGGAGTGTTCCTTCCGTCGTGGATTCCGCCCGGCGCGCGGGCGGCCCGACGGTCCACACCTCCGAGGACGCCGCGACCCTGCGCGACGAGGTGGCGGGCGCCGCGGCCCTCGCCCAGGCCGACGGCGCGTCGGGCACCGAGGCGGCGACGGAGACCGTCAGCCGCAGCGGCGACCGGTGGGGCGCGGTGTACGGCCCGGAGGCGTTCGCGGTGTACGAACGCTCACTCGCGGGCGAGTACACCGGGGTGGGCCTCTGGATCGAGCGGGCCTCGGACGGCGGGATCACAGTGTCGCGGGTGCGGGACGGCGGCCCGGCGGACAAGGCCGGGATCCGCGCGGGCGACCGGCTGCGGAGCGTCGCCGGACACCGCGCCAAGGGCCGCCCCGTCACGGAGACCGTGGCCCTGCTGCGCGGCGCGGGTCCCGCCACAGCGGGCTCGCGGGTCGGGCTCGTCCTGGTCCGCGGCCACCAGGTCAGACACGCCACCCTGCGCAGGACCACCATCGCCGAGGACCCGGTCACGGTCCATCCGCTGGGCGAGGACGACGTGCGGATCAAGGTCACCGCCTTCACCAAGGGCTCGGGCGCTCAGGTCCGCGCCGCCGTCAGCCACGCCCCGCCGGGCGCCGGTGTCCTTCTCGACCTGCGGGGCAACGCGGGCGGCCTGGTCACGGAGGCCACCACGGCGGCCGCCGCCTTCCTCGACGGCGGGCTGGTGGCGACGTACGACGTACGGGGCAGCGAACGCTCACTGCACGCGGAGCGGGGGGGCGACGACCACAGACCCGTGGTCGCGCTCGTGGACTCCGGCACCATGAGCGCGGCCGAACTGCTCACCGGAGCTCTCCAGGACCGCGGCCGCGCGGTCGTCGTGGGAACGAGGACCTTCGGTAAGGGCTCGGTGCAGCTCCCGAGCCGACTGCCGGACGGTTCCGTCGCGGAACTGACCGTCGGCCACTACAGCACCCCCGCCGGGCGACGCCTGGACGGGAAGGGCATCACCCCCGACCTTGAGGCGCCGGTGGCGGCCCAGGCGCGGGCCAGAACAGTATGGCCAGAACCCTCGGACACCCCTCCTAGTGCGAAAATGGCACGACTATGGCTAAGGAAAAAGGACGCAAGCTGGTCGCGCAGAACAAGAAGGCGCGGCACGATTACCACATTCTGGACACGTACGAGTGCGGTCTTGCCCTGA
- the ftsX gene encoding permease-like cell division protein FtsX, producing MRAQFVLSEIGVGLRRNLTMTFAVVVSVALSLALFGASLLMSDQVKSMKVFWYDKVNVSVYLCSKVDAQDDPKCAKGAVTPEQKAQISADLKKMPVVEKVYHESADQAYKLYKKEFSSSPLAAQLTPDQMQESFRVKLKDPEKYKVIATAFTGRAGVQSVEDQKGIVDNLFGLLDGMNWAARALMVLMLVVALMLIVNTVRVSAFSRRRETGIMRLVGSSGFYIQAPFIMEAAVAGLIGGVVACGMLLLGRYFIIDHGLDLSHKLDLINFIGWDAVLTKLPLVLATSLLMPALAAFFALRKYLKV from the coding sequence ATGCGCGCCCAGTTCGTCCTGTCGGAGATCGGGGTCGGTCTCCGCCGAAATCTCACGATGACCTTCGCGGTGGTCGTCTCCGTCGCCCTCTCCCTCGCCCTGTTCGGCGCCTCGCTCCTGATGAGCGACCAGGTGAAGTCGATGAAGGTCTTCTGGTACGACAAGGTCAACGTCTCCGTCTACCTGTGCAGCAAGGTGGACGCCCAGGACGACCCCAAGTGCGCCAAGGGCGCCGTCACTCCGGAGCAGAAGGCGCAGATCAGCGCCGACCTCAAGAAGATGCCTGTGGTGGAGAAGGTCTACCACGAGTCGGCCGACCAGGCGTACAAGCTGTACAAGAAGGAGTTCAGCTCCTCGCCGCTGGCCGCGCAGCTCACGCCGGACCAGATGCAGGAGTCCTTCCGCGTCAAGCTCAAGGACCCGGAGAAGTACAAGGTCATCGCGACCGCCTTCACCGGCAGGGCGGGTGTGCAGTCCGTCGAGGACCAGAAGGGCATCGTCGACAACCTCTTCGGTCTGCTCGACGGCATGAACTGGGCGGCCAGGGCCCTGATGGTGCTGATGCTCGTGGTGGCCCTGATGCTGATCGTCAATACGGTGCGTGTCTCCGCGTTCAGCAGACGCAGGGAGACGGGCATCATGCGGCTGGTCGGCTCCTCCGGGTTCTACATCCAGGCGCCCTTCATCATGGAGGCGGCCGTCGCCGGACTCATCGGTGGCGTGGTGGCCTGCGGAATGCTGCTGCTCGGCCGGTACTTCATCATCGACCACGGTCTTGACCTGTCCCACAAGCTCGACCTGATCAACTTCATCGGCTGGGACGCCGTCCTCACGAAGCTCCCGCTGGTTCTCGCGACCAGCCTCCTCATGCCCGCGCTCGCGGCCTTCTTCGCTCTGCGCAAGTACCTGAAGGTGTGA
- the ftsE gene encoding cell division ATP-binding protein FtsE produces the protein MIRFDNVSKAYPKQSRPALRDVSLEVERGEFVFLVGSSGSGKSTFLRLLLREERASHGQVHVLGKDLARLSNWKVPQMRRQLGTVFQDFRLLPSKTVAQNVAFAQEVIGKSRGEIRKSVPQVLDLVGLGGKDERMPGELSGGEQQRVAIARAFVNRPKLLIADEPTGNLDPQTSVGIMKLLDRINRTGTTVVMATHDQQIVDQMRKRVIELESGRLVRDQSRGVYGYQH, from the coding sequence GTGATCCGATTCGACAACGTCTCCAAGGCCTACCCCAAGCAGAGCCGCCCCGCACTCAGGGACGTCTCCCTTGAGGTCGAGCGCGGCGAGTTCGTCTTCCTGGTGGGCTCCTCCGGTTCCGGAAAGTCCACCTTCCTCCGGCTGCTGCTGCGCGAGGAGCGGGCCAGCCATGGCCAGGTGCACGTCCTCGGCAAGGACCTCGCGCGGCTCTCCAACTGGAAGGTCCCGCAGATGCGCCGCCAGCTCGGCACGGTCTTCCAGGACTTCAGGCTCCTGCCGAGCAAGACCGTCGCCCAGAACGTGGCCTTCGCTCAGGAGGTCATCGGCAAGTCCCGAGGTGAGATCCGCAAGTCGGTGCCGCAGGTCCTCGACCTCGTCGGACTCGGCGGGAAGGACGAGCGGATGCCGGGCGAACTGTCCGGCGGTGAGCAGCAGCGCGTCGCCATCGCGCGCGCCTTCGTCAACCGCCCCAAGTTGCTGATCGCGGATGAGCCGACCGGCAACCTGGACCCCCAGACCTCCGTGGGCATCATGAAACTGCTGGACCGGATCAACAGGACCGGAACCACCGTCGTGATGGCCACCCATGACCAGCAGATCGTCGACCAGATGCGCAAGCGCGTCATCGAGCTGGAGAGCGGCCGGCTGGTCCGCGACCAGTCGCGCGGCGTCTACGGCTATCAGCACTGA
- the prfB gene encoding peptide chain release factor 2 produces the protein MAVVDVSEELKSLSSTMESIEAVLDLDKLRSEIASLEEQAAAPSLWDDPDAAQKITSKLSHLQAEVRKTEALRGRIDDLDVLFELAESEDDADARTEAENELNAVRKALDEMEVRTLLSGEYDSREALVNIRAEAGGVDAADFAEKLQRMYLRWAEQRGYKTEIYETSYAEEAGIKSTTFAVKAPYAYGTLSVEQGTHRLVRISPFDNQGRRQTSFAGVEVLPVVEQTDHIEIDESELRVDVYRSSGPGGQGVNTTDSAVRLTHLPTGIVVSCQNERSQIQNKASAMNVLQAKLLERRRQEEQAKMDALKGDGGNSWGNQMRSYVLHPYQMVKDLRTDCEVGNPESVFNGEIDGFLEAGIRWRKQREA, from the coding sequence GTGGCAGTCGTCGATGTATCCGAAGAGCTCAAGTCCCTCTCCTCGACCATGGAGTCGATCGAGGCCGTCCTGGACCTCGACAAGCTGAGGTCCGAGATCGCCTCGCTGGAGGAGCAGGCGGCGGCTCCGTCGCTCTGGGACGACCCCGACGCGGCGCAGAAGATCACCAGTAAGCTCTCCCACCTCCAGGCCGAGGTCCGTAAGACGGAAGCACTCCGGGGTCGGATCGACGACCTGGACGTCCTCTTCGAGCTGGCCGAGTCCGAGGACGACGCCGACGCGCGGACCGAGGCGGAGAACGAGCTGAACGCGGTCCGCAAGGCGCTTGACGAGATGGAGGTCCGCACCCTCCTCTCCGGCGAGTACGACTCCCGCGAGGCCCTCGTCAACATCCGCGCCGAGGCCGGTGGCGTCGACGCCGCCGACTTCGCGGAGAAGTTGCAGCGCATGTACCTGCGCTGGGCCGAGCAGCGCGGTTACAAGACGGAGATCTACGAGACGTCTTACGCGGAAGAGGCCGGCATCAAGTCGACCACCTTCGCCGTCAAGGCGCCCTACGCCTACGGCACGCTCTCCGTCGAGCAGGGCACCCACCGCCTCGTACGCATCTCCCCCTTCGACAACCAGGGCCGCCGCCAGACGTCGTTCGCCGGTGTGGAGGTGCTGCCCGTCGTCGAGCAGACCGACCACATCGAGATCGACGAGTCCGAACTGCGCGTCGACGTCTACCGCTCCTCGGGCCCCGGCGGCCAGGGAGTCAACACGACGGACTCCGCGGTGCGCCTGACCCACCTGCCGACCGGCATCGTCGTCTCCTGTCAGAACGAGCGCTCACAGATCCAGAACAAGGCGAGCGCCATGAACGTCCTCCAGGCCAAGCTGCTCGAACGCAGGCGCCAGGAGGAGCAGGCCAAGATGGACGCACTCAAGGGCGACGGCGGCAACTCCTGGGGCAACCAGATGCGCTCCTACGTCCTGCACCCGTACCAGATGGTGAAGGACCTGCGCACCGACTGCGAGGTGGGCAACCCGGAGTCCGTCTTCAACGGTGAGATCGACGGCTTCCTTGAGGCCGGTATCCGCTGGCGCAAGCAGCGGGAGGCGTAA
- a CDS encoding serine/threonine-protein kinase, which yields MARKIGSRYTAHQILGRGSAGTVWLGEGPEGPVAIKLLREDLASDQELVGRFVQERSALLSLDHPRVVGVRDLVVDGNDLALVMDLVRGTDLRTRLDRERRLAPEAAVAVVADVADGLAAAHAAGIVHRDVKPENILLDMEGELGPGGSHPALLTDFGVAKLIDSPRRTRATKIIGTPDYLAPEIIEGLPPRAAVDIYALATVLYELLAGFTPFGGGHPGAILRRHVTETVVPLPGIPDELWQLMVQCLAKAPASRLRASELAQRLRDQLPLLAGIPPLEVDEQPGNGSAEESQEEPGNKPEPPRERPKGAVPLVPPGGASDSNRDTHTSMRVPGPDELAGGARGTARAPRASGSPRPGSARARAEALRKRRLRLGVGAVVLAAVVGVGGWLATSGGDDAPPRDTENSAPAEP from the coding sequence TTGGCACGGAAGATCGGCAGCCGGTACACCGCCCATCAGATCCTCGGGCGGGGCAGCGCCGGCACGGTGTGGCTGGGCGAGGGACCCGAGGGCCCTGTCGCCATCAAGCTGCTGCGCGAGGACCTGGCCTCCGACCAGGAACTCGTCGGCCGCTTCGTCCAGGAGCGGAGCGCCCTGCTCAGCCTCGACCACCCACGCGTCGTCGGCGTGCGTGACCTGGTCGTGGACGGCAACGATCTGGCGCTCGTCATGGATCTCGTACGCGGCACCGACCTGCGCACCCGGCTCGACCGCGAGCGCCGTCTCGCCCCGGAGGCAGCCGTCGCCGTCGTCGCGGACGTCGCCGACGGACTGGCCGCCGCGCACGCCGCGGGGATCGTGCACAGGGACGTCAAGCCGGAGAACATCCTGCTCGACATGGAGGGGGAACTGGGCCCCGGCGGCTCCCACCCCGCGCTCCTCACCGACTTCGGTGTGGCCAAGCTGATCGACTCACCACGCCGTACCCGCGCCACGAAGATCATCGGCACCCCCGACTATCTCGCCCCCGAGATCATCGAGGGGCTGCCCCCGCGCGCCGCCGTCGACATCTACGCCCTCGCCACGGTCCTGTACGAGCTGCTCGCCGGGTTCACCCCCTTCGGCGGCGGACACCCCGGCGCGATCCTGCGCCGCCACGTCACCGAGACCGTCGTCCCGCTCCCCGGCATCCCCGACGAGTTGTGGCAGCTCATGGTGCAGTGCCTGGCCAAGGCGCCCGCGTCGCGGCTGCGCGCCTCCGAGCTGGCCCAGCGGCTGCGCGACCAGTTGCCGCTGCTCGCGGGGATCCCGCCGCTGGAGGTCGACGAGCAGCCGGGCAACGGGTCCGCGGAGGAGAGCCAGGAGGAGCCGGGAAACAAGCCGGAGCCCCCGAGGGAGCGCCCCAAGGGCGCCGTCCCTCTGGTGCCGCCCGGCGGCGCCTCCGACTCCAACAGGGACACCCACACGAGCATGCGGGTGCCGGGCCCCGACGAACTGGCCGGGGGCGCCCGAGGCACCGCCCGCGCCCCCAGGGCGTCGGGGAGCCCGCGCCCCGGCTCCGCCAGGGCCCGCGCCGAGGCCCTGCGCAAGCGTCGGCTGCGGCTGGGCGTGGGCGCGGTGGTGCTGGCCGCGGTGGTGGGCGTGGGCGGCTGGCTCGCCACGTCGGGCGGCGACGACGCCCCACCCCGGGACACGGAGAACTCGGCCCCGGCCGAGCCGTAG